One genomic region from Mesorhizobium terrae encodes:
- a CDS encoding tetratricopeptide repeat protein, translating to MIMKYDLNSLERSAAEMVSVGRPQDAIKIYLFMADGDPSLDAGYLGEKLGQCYEMLGDLHAARYWYGRAIEENPGVRLHAEESRKRLDHLILDDAFLKRSGGQ from the coding sequence ATGATCATGAAATATGATTTAAATTCTCTAGAAAGATCTGCCGCAGAAATGGTTTCTGTGGGGAGGCCGCAGGATGCAATTAAGATATATCTGTTTATGGCCGATGGTGATCCTTCGTTGGATGCTGGATATCTCGGAGAAAAATTGGGGCAATGCTACGAAATGCTGGGTGATCTACATGCTGCACGATATTGGTACGGCAGAGCTATAGAAGAAAACCCTGGCGTAAGATTGCATGCGGAAGAATCCCGCAAAAGGCTGGACCACTTAATCTTGGATGACGCGTTTCTAAAAAGAAGTGGCGGTCAATGA
- the hxsB gene encoding His-Xaa-Ser system radical SAM maturase HxsB encodes MNVWPLKFRELTDGRILFADDAGGFFMSNDSFLGRYASDALNVGDQTFLREGGHAFNDELDLSWISFAYRWSQRQSKPQQLNYVILVPTLRCNLACGYCQVSRAPEKARGFDWTDETLAAVLAFLGSIESPEIKIEFQGGEPLLRIDLLEIVRDFCRGKFARAQFVVCTNLQNLDERAWAFLDADDTFISTSLDGDATTHERQRTRDKDRTEAFFANLEAAVERYPEGKISALPTIDVSSPPNLEGLLDSYERYGIKSVYLRPINHQGFARKLDQGADALGRWNKLHSQFIDRLIDRNHRTGRFMEEYYFSQCLKRVLRFGADNHVDIRNPGFFASDYLVIDHDGRFYPTDEARMLSRIGRIDLSIGDVITGIDRSKVEVLNSGAFNHFDPDCIHCAYQPFCGSDVIDDISRYGRIDMPRHDTWFCGRHLAIFDKVFEVIYRQDDAARASVAAWLGIGSWDPSMVTVHS; translated from the coding sequence ATGAACGTCTGGCCACTTAAGTTCCGCGAGCTCACAGACGGCAGAATTCTGTTTGCTGACGATGCCGGCGGCTTCTTCATGTCGAACGACAGCTTCCTCGGCCGTTATGCCAGCGACGCATTAAACGTTGGGGACCAGACGTTCCTGAGAGAGGGCGGCCATGCGTTCAATGACGAACTCGATCTATCCTGGATATCGTTTGCCTATCGGTGGTCGCAACGACAATCGAAACCACAGCAGCTCAACTACGTGATCTTGGTGCCGACACTCCGGTGCAACCTCGCGTGCGGTTACTGCCAAGTGTCCCGGGCTCCGGAAAAGGCACGCGGCTTTGATTGGACCGACGAAACCTTGGCCGCCGTCCTTGCTTTCCTGGGTTCCATCGAAAGCCCAGAGATCAAAATTGAATTCCAAGGTGGCGAGCCGCTGCTGCGCATCGACCTGCTCGAGATCGTACGCGACTTTTGCCGCGGCAAGTTTGCCCGCGCGCAGTTCGTGGTCTGCACCAACCTCCAGAACCTTGATGAACGAGCGTGGGCTTTCCTCGACGCGGATGACACCTTCATCAGCACTTCGCTCGACGGGGATGCGACAACCCACGAGCGTCAGCGGACGCGTGACAAGGACCGCACCGAGGCCTTCTTCGCAAATCTCGAAGCTGCCGTTGAACGTTATCCTGAGGGAAAAATCTCGGCTCTGCCGACGATTGACGTCTCTTCGCCGCCGAATCTCGAGGGACTTCTCGACAGCTACGAACGGTATGGGATCAAGTCCGTCTACCTGCGGCCGATAAATCATCAAGGATTCGCCCGAAAACTCGATCAAGGCGCGGACGCATTGGGGCGCTGGAACAAGCTCCACTCACAGTTCATCGACCGCCTGATCGACCGCAATCATCGTACCGGGCGCTTTATGGAGGAATACTATTTCAGCCAGTGCCTGAAACGGGTTCTTCGCTTCGGAGCCGACAACCATGTCGATATCCGCAATCCAGGGTTCTTCGCTTCGGACTATCTCGTCATCGATCATGATGGACGGTTCTATCCGACGGACGAGGCTCGCATGCTGTCAAGGATCGGCCGCATAGACCTCAGCATCGGGGATGTGATCACGGGCATCGATAGATCGAAGGTCGAGGTCCTGAATTCCGGTGCCTTCAATCACTTCGACCCGGACTGCATTCATTGCGCGTACCAGCCGTTCTGCGGTTCCGACGTAATCGATGACATCTCCCGGTATGGTCGTATCGACATGCCGCGTCATGACACCTGGTTCTGTGGCCGACACCTCGCGATTTTCGACAAGGTTTTTGAGGTGATCTACCGTCAGGACGACGCAGCTCGAGCCTCAGTTGCCGCCTGGCTGGGTATCGGGAGCTGGGACCCAAGCATGGTCACGGTGCATTCATGA
- the hxsC gene encoding His-Xaa-Ser system radical SAM maturase HxsC — protein MIPLRIKAETQATQPFVIRLRSFEGTDSVDVRANTSAFDVSLETAGAEAAEYVGEGGSVRILGIDPSEVDGDVLLVNPRRGTADRLIRSTSPHNTFLVTERCDQLCVMCSQPPKKQHVDLFEHFETAAMLAPEGATIGISGGEPTLFKAQLLGFLARVMLAREDLRFHVLTNGQHFESADREVMLALDRSRVVWGVPLYSADPTIHDEIVGKAGAFEKLQSGLAFLGRAGAQIELRTVLMQPNAQGLPRLARYLTTSVPFIQTWAIMQLENIGYARQNWSRLFFDSSTGFETVAQAIDIARSRSIDVQLFNFPLCTVPGPYRHLAPSTISDWKRAYMDDCKNCSLRGDCGGFFEWHPREHGYASLGGV, from the coding sequence ATGATACCGCTCCGCATCAAAGCCGAAACGCAAGCAACACAGCCATTTGTGATACGGCTCCGGTCGTTCGAAGGCACGGACAGCGTCGACGTACGCGCGAATACAAGTGCCTTCGATGTCAGTCTGGAAACTGCAGGGGCTGAAGCTGCCGAATATGTGGGCGAGGGCGGTTCTGTTCGAATTTTGGGTATCGATCCGTCGGAAGTCGATGGCGATGTGCTACTCGTCAATCCACGGCGTGGAACCGCGGATCGCCTGATCCGAAGCACATCTCCCCACAACACGTTCTTGGTAACGGAGCGCTGCGATCAGCTCTGTGTGATGTGCTCGCAACCGCCGAAGAAGCAGCATGTCGATCTGTTCGAGCATTTTGAAACCGCGGCAATGCTGGCTCCCGAGGGGGCTACGATCGGGATTTCGGGAGGTGAGCCTACGTTGTTCAAGGCCCAATTATTGGGGTTTTTGGCTCGCGTTATGCTGGCCCGAGAAGATCTGCGGTTCCATGTGCTTACGAATGGCCAGCATTTTGAGAGTGCTGACCGTGAAGTGATGCTTGCTCTGGACAGAAGTCGCGTGGTTTGGGGCGTGCCGCTCTATTCAGCCGATCCCACCATCCACGACGAGATCGTAGGCAAGGCCGGGGCTTTTGAGAAGCTTCAATCAGGCTTGGCATTCCTGGGTAGGGCTGGCGCTCAAATCGAGTTGCGTACGGTTCTCATGCAACCGAACGCCCAAGGTTTGCCCAGGCTTGCCAGGTATCTGACGACATCGGTGCCGTTCATCCAGACTTGGGCGATCATGCAGCTGGAAAACATCGGCTACGCGCGGCAAAACTGGAGCCGTCTGTTCTTTGACAGCTCGACTGGCTTTGAAACAGTGGCGCAGGCAATCGACATTGCCCGAAGCCGCAGCATCGATGTCCAGCTTTTCAATTTTCCGCTTTGCACGGTCCCTGGACCGTATCGGCATCTCGCGCCGTCAACGATTTCTGATTGGAAACGGGCATACATGGATGACTGCAAAAACTGCAGTCTTAGAGGCGACTGCGGCGGGTTCTTTGAATGGCACCCGCGCGAGCACGGCTATGCGAGCTTGGGTGGGGTCTGA
- the hxsA gene encoding His-Xaa-Ser repeat protein HxsA codes for MKKRLFAIPSLLAAGFMPTEGQALPSKPMLTDGGKSLSLFDIFKMDHVYTLAGHRSHSSHRSHSSHSSHRSSTGGYSYRPSVYNSPSPSYVAPSSPLYSAPSTTPTYQPPATATAPAPLKTLPGNANRFKEIVLEVQFAMLAFGYYNGELNGVMGPEMRAGLQRMQGDYGLKVTGTITPETLTALRIEAR; via the coding sequence ATGAAAAAACGCCTGTTTGCGATACCGTCACTGTTGGCCGCAGGCTTCATGCCCACAGAGGGGCAGGCCTTACCTTCAAAGCCGATGTTGACTGACGGAGGTAAGTCGCTGTCCTTGTTTGACATCTTCAAGATGGATCACGTGTACACATTGGCTGGTCACCGCAGCCATAGTTCACACAGGAGTCATAGCTCGCACAGTAGCCATCGTTCATCGACCGGTGGCTACTCCTACCGACCGTCAGTCTACAATAGCCCGTCGCCATCGTACGTAGCGCCATCGAGCCCGCTCTATTCGGCGCCGTCGACTACCCCGACTTATCAGCCGCCGGCGACCGCAACAGCGCCTGCTCCCCTTAAGACTCTTCCGGGCAACGCAAACAGGTTCAAGGAGATCGTACTTGAGGTGCAGTTCGCGATGCTGGCCTTCGGTTACTATAACGGCGAACTCAATGGTGTGATGGGACCCGAGATGAGGGCTGGGCTGCAGCGGATGCAGGGGGATTACGGTCTGAAGGTCACGGGGACGATCACGCCAGAGACATTAACTGCGCTGCGGATCGAGGCGCGGTAG
- a CDS encoding HlyD family secretion protein, whose translation MDEPLFRLEAVTSQKDGWLGHTILLRPLRVSITAALGVAVVLAISTYLIFGEYTRRVRLGGVVMPNTGIVRVFAPNAGRVISLNVADGSDVRQGQSLYTITSDSMTSLGETQAAAAVLLRKQRSELEAEIIRQQKLDSIEKAGLAKEEQGLLREIDQVQIQIKVTGDYAAVLRTISEKYEELVRRHVVLQREAFARMESRMQKEQERENLRREAIRLEQRLTEVRTKLAGFDAKAASVIGQLRRQISVIERDLVEGEARRQIDVTTPRTGNVTAILVQSGQFVAAGAPLLSILPSEAKLEVHLYGSSSVIGFMHENAKVMLRYAAFPYQKFGLHPGTVAGFSRVSLRPSDIDTIFLPERGASPTSDPSAGLYRVIVRPEQDHVIAYGKAEPIRPGMAVEADVFLDTRPIYQWLLEPLYSLRGALSSHGDRL comes from the coding sequence TTGGATGAGCCCCTTTTTCGATTGGAGGCCGTTACCTCCCAAAAAGACGGTTGGTTGGGCCATACCATTTTGCTGCGCCCGCTTCGTGTTTCGATCACGGCCGCGCTAGGGGTTGCTGTCGTTCTTGCAATCAGCACCTACCTAATTTTTGGAGAATATACGCGCCGGGTACGCCTTGGTGGGGTTGTCATGCCTAACACCGGGATCGTACGGGTTTTTGCACCCAATGCCGGCCGTGTGATCTCGTTGAACGTTGCTGATGGCAGCGATGTTCGCCAAGGACAATCCCTCTATACGATCACCTCCGACAGCATGACGTCTCTGGGCGAAACACAAGCAGCGGCAGCCGTGCTGCTGCGCAAACAGCGGAGCGAACTGGAAGCCGAGATCATCCGCCAGCAAAAACTGGACAGTATCGAGAAAGCTGGGCTGGCGAAGGAAGAGCAAGGCCTGCTTCGAGAGATCGATCAAGTCCAGATCCAGATAAAGGTCACGGGCGATTACGCCGCCGTGTTGCGAACCATCTCCGAGAAATACGAGGAACTGGTTCGCCGGCACGTTGTCCTGCAGCGCGAGGCTTTTGCCCGGATGGAAAGCCGGATGCAAAAGGAACAGGAACGGGAGAACCTTCGGCGTGAAGCCATTCGCCTTGAGCAAAGATTGACGGAGGTGCGCACGAAGCTGGCGGGTTTTGATGCAAAGGCCGCATCTGTCATCGGCCAGTTGCGCAGACAGATCAGCGTCATCGAGCGCGATCTCGTCGAGGGTGAAGCGCGCAGGCAGATAGACGTCACCACGCCGAGAACCGGGAATGTGACTGCCATTCTTGTCCAATCCGGACAGTTCGTTGCCGCTGGAGCGCCGCTGTTGTCGATCCTGCCGAGCGAAGCCAAGCTCGAAGTCCATCTTTATGGATCAAGCAGTGTGATCGGTTTCATGCACGAAAATGCCAAGGTGATGCTGCGTTATGCGGCTTTCCCCTATCAGAAGTTCGGCCTTCACCCGGGAACGGTCGCGGGGTTCTCCCGTGTCAGCTTGCGCCCGAGCGACATCGATACGATTTTCCTGCCCGAAAGGGGAGCTTCGCCGACGAGCGATCCATCCGCAGGCCTCTACCGGGTCATCGTCAGACCGGAACAAGATCATGTCATCGCTTATGGAAAGGCAGAGCCTATCCGGCCAGGCATGGCGGTTGAGGCTGATGTGTTCCTTGACACCAGGCCCATCTATCAATGGCTGCTTGAACCGCTCTACAGCCTGCGTGGCGCCCTCTCCAGCCACGGGGACAGGCTGTGA
- a CDS encoding peptidase domain-containing ABC transporter: MTVLERLAFGFRPRLPLILQTEAAECGLASLAMIASHHGHQIDISTMRLRFSASLKGMTLYNIADLASELFLSTRAVQVALDDLRDLKTPCVLHWDFSHFVVLDKVIGKGAIIHDPARGRRHVTRKELNQSFTGVALEVWPAQSFSPKVEQNRFQLVSLFRGVVGLKRALAQIFLLALCLEVFAILSPLGLQLIIDQAIVSADLDLVTVVTVGLALLVLLQTAIGFVRSWGTMVLMTRFAIQWDIGLFSHLMRLPLSWFEKRHVGDIVSRFGSIQTIQHTLTTDLVSSIMDSLMVVGMLAMMFLYSPPLAVISLITTGLYVLVRAVFYRPYRSATEAELVHHARENTHFIESIRGANSVKALGLEERRQSTWLNTLVDAVNAGLKTNKLDMVFNGINGLLFGFGRVLMLWLGSRAVIHGNLTVGMLMAFSSYQEQFTSRVTELINMIFKLQMLSLQGERLGDIALAEPEAHKGIARVGTSIGIVAGRLEAHGLRFRYGDGEPDVLEGINLTIAAGESVAITSPSGCGKSTLLKILAGLIQPTQGRVCLDGCDIRDMGLSNYRKITGCVLQDDQLFTGTLIENIAAFDPHADQEWIEECARLAAIDGEIRMMPMGYESLVGDMGSALSGGQKQRLFLARALYRKPRILFLDEATCHLDETNEYLVNRALADLRITRVIVAHRPSTIAMAGRVIAIGNGRISNP; encoded by the coding sequence GTGACGGTTCTGGAAAGGCTCGCTTTCGGTTTCAGGCCCCGCTTGCCGTTGATCCTGCAAACGGAGGCAGCTGAATGCGGTCTTGCTAGCCTGGCAATGATCGCGTCCCACCACGGGCATCAAATCGACATCAGCACCATGCGCCTCAGATTCAGCGCATCGCTGAAGGGCATGACGCTCTACAACATCGCTGATCTCGCCAGTGAGCTCTTTCTTTCGACGCGGGCCGTGCAAGTCGCGCTCGATGATCTTCGCGATTTAAAGACCCCTTGTGTCCTCCATTGGGATTTCAGCCACTTCGTTGTCCTGGACAAGGTCATCGGCAAAGGGGCCATCATTCATGATCCGGCCCGGGGCCGCCGTCATGTCACACGCAAGGAACTCAATCAGAGTTTTACCGGCGTTGCCCTCGAAGTCTGGCCTGCCCAATCCTTCTCGCCAAAAGTGGAGCAGAATCGGTTCCAGCTGGTGAGCTTGTTTCGGGGCGTCGTCGGTCTCAAGCGGGCTTTGGCGCAGATTTTCCTGCTTGCCCTTTGCCTCGAGGTCTTTGCCATTCTCTCGCCGCTTGGTCTGCAATTGATCATTGATCAGGCCATCGTCAGTGCCGACCTCGATCTAGTCACGGTGGTCACCGTAGGCTTGGCGCTGTTGGTCCTCTTGCAGACGGCTATCGGCTTTGTCCGCTCATGGGGGACAATGGTGCTGATGACCAGGTTTGCTATCCAATGGGATATAGGCCTGTTCTCTCATCTGATGCGCCTGCCTCTGTCATGGTTCGAGAAGCGTCATGTCGGTGACATCGTATCCCGTTTCGGTTCGATCCAGACGATCCAGCATACGCTGACAACGGATCTTGTCAGCTCCATCATGGACAGCCTGATGGTTGTGGGCATGCTGGCCATGATGTTTCTCTACAGCCCGCCCTTGGCTGTCATTTCCTTGATCACAACCGGGCTTTACGTGCTGGTCAGGGCTGTTTTCTACCGACCCTACCGTTCAGCCACCGAAGCGGAGCTCGTGCACCACGCGCGAGAAAATACCCATTTCATAGAGTCAATTCGGGGCGCAAACAGCGTCAAGGCCCTGGGCTTGGAGGAACGACGCCAAAGCACATGGCTAAACACCTTGGTCGACGCCGTCAATGCCGGCCTCAAAACGAACAAGCTCGATATGGTTTTCAATGGGATCAACGGTTTGCTGTTCGGCTTTGGGCGGGTTCTCATGCTCTGGCTGGGCAGTCGTGCAGTGATCCACGGCAACCTGACCGTCGGCATGCTCATGGCGTTCTCCTCCTATCAGGAGCAGTTTACCAGTCGCGTCACCGAACTGATCAACATGATTTTCAAGCTGCAAATGCTGTCGCTGCAAGGGGAACGGCTAGGCGACATCGCACTCGCCGAACCCGAAGCGCACAAAGGCATCGCACGGGTTGGAACTTCGATCGGCATCGTGGCGGGCCGCCTTGAGGCGCATGGGCTTCGTTTCCGCTATGGCGACGGCGAACCGGATGTGTTGGAGGGGATCAATCTTACGATTGCAGCGGGCGAAAGCGTCGCCATCACCAGTCCATCTGGCTGCGGAAAGAGCACATTGCTAAAAATCCTTGCGGGGTTGATTCAGCCCACGCAAGGGCGTGTCTGCCTGGATGGCTGTGACATTCGCGATATGGGACTATCCAACTATCGAAAAATCACAGGCTGCGTTCTTCAAGACGACCAATTGTTTACTGGAACGCTAATCGAAAACATAGCTGCTTTCGATCCCCATGCCGATCAAGAGTGGATCGAGGAGTGCGCGCGCCTGGCGGCAATCGATGGCGAAATCCGGATGATGCCCATGGGCTATGAATCGCTTGTCGGTGATATGGGCAGTGCGCTTTCCGGAGGACAGAAGCAGCGCTTGTTCCTTGCACGCGCGCTCTACCGCAAACCACGTATCCTGTTCCTGGACGAAGCAACATGCCATCTCGACGAGACCAACGAGTATCTCGTCAATCGAGCGCTCGCGGACCTTCGCATCACCCGGGTGATCGTGGCTCACCGGCCATCGACAATCGCTATGGCCGGCAGGGTGATCGCGATCGGCAACGGCCGGATTTCCAACCCATGA
- a CDS encoding GNAT family N-acetyltransferase, translated as MTRTLPVSISIERPAGADNAALIEERIAHSQVNLPPQSIHSFSLSQLDKPDITSWTARMGADLTGRGALKRHSDGTGEIKSMFVRPAWRENGISRRLLTAIEDEAHRIGLKCLFLETGTDALQLESSMRISATSIVSSLANTSPPHSQTS; from the coding sequence ATGACACGAACGCTTCCTGTTTCCATCTCGATCGAGCGACCTGCCGGCGCTGATAATGCAGCGTTGATCGAAGAACGGATCGCCCATTCTCAGGTCAATTTGCCGCCCCAGAGTATCCATTCATTCAGCCTGTCACAGCTCGACAAGCCCGACATAACGTCCTGGACGGCAAGGATGGGCGCGGATCTTACAGGGCGCGGCGCGCTGAAACGTCACAGCGATGGCACCGGCGAGATCAAAAGTATGTTTGTACGGCCGGCTTGGCGAGAAAACGGAATATCCCGCAGGCTACTGACGGCAATTGAAGATGAGGCGCATAGGATCGGCCTCAAGTGTCTATTTCTGGAAACCGGCACAGATGCCTTGCAGCTCGAAAGCTCTATGAGAATTTCAGCTACGTCTATTGTAAGCTCTTTGGCCAATACGAGCCCGCCCCACTCTCAGACTTCATGA
- a CDS encoding MucR family transcriptional regulator — protein MADQHLTVEFLTELTAEIVSIYVTKNPVPVSELPSVIASVFQSLSNLNGRQEPTVEPLKPKVPIKKSVTRDFIISLEDGKQYKTLKRHLTALGLTPEGYRAKWLLPADYPMVAESYAEQRSALAKKLGLGRKPDQKRGRKRGGSS, from the coding sequence ATGGCCGACCAGCATCTCACCGTTGAATTTCTCACCGAACTTACCGCCGAGATAGTTAGCATATATGTCACAAAGAACCCGGTTCCGGTATCTGAACTTCCGAGCGTAATCGCGAGCGTCTTTCAGAGCTTGAGCAATCTTAATGGCCGACAAGAACCAACCGTTGAGCCGCTGAAGCCCAAGGTTCCCATCAAGAAGTCGGTCACGCGCGACTTCATCATCAGCCTGGAAGATGGGAAACAGTACAAGACCTTGAAGCGGCATTTGACCGCGCTGGGCTTGACCCCCGAGGGCTATCGCGCAAAGTGGTTACTCCCGGCAGATTACCCGATGGTGGCCGAAAGTTACGCGGAGCAGCGATCCGCACTGGCCAAGAAGCTCGGCTTGGGCAGGAAACCGGACCAGAAGCGCGGTCGCAAGCGCGGGGGCTCATCGTAG
- a CDS encoding nucleoid-associated protein, giving the protein MAFFEGDQVSALSIERMVFHLVGPRPEDMVWLEEINPGRFSDFFIDRIRSVNNGLPYVFSDASATRERLRRIATDSKHFQTESEKLAEDFQRLHGGSAAAGAFLLFQLAAAGAQFFALLKYDDEKVLTYELAEGRGGRKKVSLDALERTFVQNRDALQKSALVKLTEAGGELTVLDRRNQQNVARYFENFLDAVRQFDDAEATRKMVDVTRQVIRENRDLVSPQVYQEVTKRTFDAASAGGQVGVDDQKSFLDTVVGQALPPDHPLVAKFQSALRKQRLDGTPIKFDVSNVRPPSTLRYRTKNGIQIRVPSELKKVVTVEANRIIINDPLDVSYDDTDTRL; this is encoded by the coding sequence GTGGCTTTTTTCGAAGGTGATCAGGTTTCCGCCCTCTCAATCGAGCGAATGGTTTTCCATCTTGTAGGGCCACGGCCAGAAGACATGGTGTGGCTGGAGGAGATCAATCCCGGTCGGTTCTCGGATTTCTTCATCGACCGCATCCGCTCCGTGAACAACGGATTGCCCTATGTGTTCTCGGACGCCTCCGCCACGCGTGAACGTCTGCGGCGCATCGCAACGGATTCCAAGCACTTCCAAACCGAAAGCGAGAAGCTCGCAGAAGATTTTCAGCGTCTCCATGGCGGCAGCGCTGCGGCCGGAGCGTTTCTGCTCTTTCAACTCGCTGCCGCCGGGGCGCAATTTTTCGCCCTCCTCAAATATGATGACGAAAAGGTGCTGACCTACGAGCTCGCGGAGGGAAGGGGCGGCCGTAAGAAGGTGAGCCTGGACGCACTTGAGCGGACCTTTGTCCAAAACCGGGATGCGCTTCAGAAGTCCGCGCTGGTCAAACTCACCGAGGCGGGCGGGGAATTGACGGTCCTCGATCGCCGCAACCAGCAAAACGTGGCGCGCTATTTCGAGAATTTCCTGGATGCCGTGCGTCAGTTCGATGACGCGGAGGCAACGCGCAAGATGGTCGATGTGACCCGGCAGGTCATCCGCGAAAACCGGGATCTCGTATCACCGCAGGTCTATCAGGAGGTGACGAAACGCACATTCGATGCCGCGTCCGCGGGTGGGCAGGTCGGCGTAGACGATCAGAAATCGTTTCTCGACACCGTGGTTGGCCAAGCCCTGCCGCCGGACCATCCGCTGGTGGCTAAGTTTCAGAGCGCGCTACGTAAGCAGCGACTGGATGGAACGCCAATCAAATTTGACGTCTCAAACGTCCGCCCGCCATCAACGCTGCGCTATCGTACTAAAAACGGGATTCAAATCCGGGTGCCTTCCGAGCTGAAGAAGGTCGTCACGGTCGAGGCGAACCGGATCATCATCAACGACCCGCTTGATGTCAGTTATGATGACACCGACACGCGTCTCTGA
- a CDS encoding SRPBCC family protein: MNQQVNSAGGAQNRTSVERRGDCELVVTRTFDASPNAVYRAWSQPELFQRWWVPRSVSGVLLVSCDMDVRTGGKYRLEFGAGGSDTMVFHGKYLEVVPNERIVWTNDEGEEGAITTVTFEDQGGKTLLNFHEVYPSKEALEEALQGSAAALPEQLEQLDELLSCTGE, from the coding sequence ATGAATCAGCAAGTTAACAGTGCAGGTGGTGCGCAGAACCGCACGTCGGTCGAGCGCAGAGGGGATTGCGAACTCGTCGTGACGCGAACATTCGATGCGTCGCCGAACGCGGTTTATAGGGCGTGGAGCCAGCCGGAGCTATTCCAACGCTGGTGGGTGCCAAGATCGGTGTCCGGCGTTTTGCTCGTATCGTGCGATATGGACGTCCGCACCGGCGGCAAATATCGGCTGGAATTCGGCGCCGGCGGTTCGGACACCATGGTCTTTCACGGCAAATATCTCGAGGTGGTGCCGAACGAGCGCATCGTCTGGACCAACGACGAGGGCGAAGAAGGCGCGATCACGACTGTGACCTTCGAGGACCAGGGCGGGAAGACGCTACTGAATTTCCACGAGGTCTATCCGTCCAAGGAGGCGCTTGAGGAAGCACTGCAAGGCTCGGCGGCCGCATTGCCGGAGCAGCTTGAGCAACTCGACGAATTGCTTTCCTGCACAGGCGAGTAG
- a CDS encoding ArsR/SmtB family transcription factor, whose product MVQYLSTPLDLSFAALSDATRRGIIDQLGREDASITSLADKFQMTLTGMKKHVQVLERAGLVVTQKVGRVRTCRLGKRGLTAEAEWIEAHRKLFEARFEALDEIISEMKREGSDESAS is encoded by the coding sequence ATGGTTCAGTATTTAAGTACTCCCCTCGATCTCTCGTTTGCGGCGCTGTCCGATGCGACACGCCGCGGGATCATCGATCAGCTTGGGCGAGAGGACGCGTCGATCACCAGTCTCGCGGATAAGTTCCAGATGACGCTGACCGGCATGAAGAAGCACGTCCAGGTTCTTGAGCGGGCGGGGCTCGTCGTCACGCAGAAGGTCGGACGGGTGAGGACCTGCAGACTTGGGAAACGCGGCCTCACGGCGGAGGCCGAGTGGATCGAGGCGCATCGCAAGCTCTTTGAGGCCCGGTTCGAAGCATTGGACGAAATCATCAGCGAAATGAAACGGGAGGGAAGCGATGAATCAGCAAGTTAA
- a CDS encoding DUF2958 domain-containing protein, translating into MDAIMAEPLITEDQLAQLLANDSRNFAGENIDPKPVVKLFTPDAAVTWLITEADPADSDHLFNLCNLGLGQPELGYISLAEIRSLHGRLGLPVERDLYFMAQYPLSWYAKQAGLRPPRWSTTSSSGRRRRRRSTSQ; encoded by the coding sequence ATGGACGCCATCATGGCCGAACCGCTCATCACTGAAGACCAACTCGCCCAACTTCTCGCCAATGACTCACGAAATTTTGCTGGTGAGAACATCGATCCGAAGCCCGTCGTCAAGCTTTTCACGCCTGACGCGGCCGTCACCTGGCTCATCACCGAGGCCGATCCCGCGGACTCGGATCATTTGTTCAACCTCTGCAATCTTGGTCTTGGCCAACCGGAACTCGGTTACATTAGCTTGGCCGAGATCCGATCCCTGCACGGCAGGCTTGGCCTCCCGGTCGAGCGCGACCTGTATTTCATGGCCCAATATCCGTTGAGCTGGTACGCGAAACAGGCAGGGCTTCGACCACCTAGATGGTCGACAACCTCTTCGTCCGGTCGCCGACGGCGGCGAAGGTCGACAAGCCAGTGA